From the Daphnia magna isolate NIES linkage group LG3, ASM2063170v1.1, whole genome shotgun sequence genome, one window contains:
- the LOC116919811 gene encoding uncharacterized protein LOC116919811 produces MKLEQWKLEAVNVQDAEELFWPTSPTRYYSIPRSTQRLPPRTDKQRSPTPLQQLALDALLLQLKNLCQQKNYTENKRALKHYLKFQLPASIRQQLLTASTKDSRIYTLLDLSMFELLLSTSVKYVYVQSVRTFFRQSFVTSLRQLGTGLEELNIHDSSWLQRRECLPSAFARMTHLRRISLRYLANDQMIAALAQNCLHLQEMDVSYSIDVTDCGMKFLCDPTLITTSIEQPQTSKCGWKSEQRCRKISAPSAPSRHVSGCMVWFPRFLERGIRRYSVLDEKKLNNHESPAHQSQEDISPQWPEDELSLNGEISSTCIKSLHRLEILGTSITSLGIELVAATSPIITIVH; encoded by the exons ATGAAGTTGGAACAATGGAAACTAGAGGCTGTCAACGTTCAAGATGCCGAAGAACTCTTTTGGCCAACCAGCCCAACTCGTTATTATTCTATCCCTCGTTCAACTCAGAGGCTTCCTCCTCGCACGGACAAACAGCGAAGTCCAACCCCTTTACAACAATTAGCCTTGGATGCTTTACTGCTACAGTTGAAAAACTTGTGCCAACAAAAGAATTACACAGAAAACAAACGAGCATTAAAGCACTACCTGAAATTTCAACTCCCTGCATCCATTCGTCAACAGTTGCTGACAGCCTCGACGAAAGATAGTCGCATCTACACTCTACTTGAT TTGAGCATGTTCGAGCTTTTGTTATCGACATCTGTCAAGTATGTTTACGTACAATCGGTACGAACGTTCTTCCGGCAATCATTTGTAACTTCATTGCGTCAATTAGGCACTGGACTTGAAGAGTTAAACATTC ATGACAGTTCGTGGCTCCAACGTCGAGAATGTTTACCATCCGCTTTTGCACGCATGACCCATTTACGCAGAATATCGCTTCGTTACTTAGCAAATGATCAAATG ATTGCCGCTTTAGCCCAAAACTGCCTTCACCTCCAG GAAATGGACGTCAGCTACTCCATTGACGTAACTGATTGCGGGATGAAATTTCTCTGTGACCCTACACTGATAACGACGTCAATCGAACAACCACAAACATCCAAATGTGGATGGAAATCGGAACAACGTTGTCGAAAGATATCCGCTCCATCAGCTCCAAGCCGCCATGTGTCCGGATGCATGGTTTGGTTTCCTCGGTTCCTTGAACGCGGTATAAGGCGCTATTCGGTGCTCGATGAAAAGAAACTCAACAATCACGAATCACCAGCCCATCAATCTCAAGAAGATATTTCTCCACAATGGCCGGAAGATGAATTATCTCTAAACGGGGAAATTTCTTCCACTTGTATCAAATCACTCCACCGGCTggaaattttgggaacaaGCATTACATCACTGGGCATCGAACTGGTGGCAGCAACATCTCCCATCATAACCATTGTCCATTAA
- the LOC116919804 gene encoding deoxyribodipyrimidine photo-lyase isoform X1, which produces MSKPDSAKGSSKTPAAKKLKLETSDDEPSSSRTPSVDSGFLASVELKRKQCAGNILEFKFNKKRCRLLSKSMDLGNFGGGVLYWMSREQRVQDNWALLYAQRLALKMKLPLHVCFCLVPTFLGATIRQFGFMLKGLEEVEAECQKLQIEFHLLKGDSQICVPNLIKKLKLDAVVADFSPLRVPLSWIEKVKESIPEDVPFCQVDAHNIVPVWVASDKQEIGARTIRKKIHDKLDEFLTDFPAVVTHPHPSQTKAKPVDWKAANAYLEVDRTVEEVDWITPGTKSGLLELSNFCQKRLRLFGEKRNDPNVAALSNLSPWLHFGQLSAQRCILEVKEYKAKYAKSVDVYIEETLIRRELSDNFCFYNPNYDNLKGAANWAQETLDVHKKDKRPALLTSQQLEEGKTHDDLWNASQIQLTRTGKMHGFLRMYWAKKILEWTATPEEALRLAIYLNDRYSLDGRDPSGYVGCMWSICGIHDMGWKQRDVFGKIRYMNYKGCQRKFDVVAFVQRFGARTYPIKGVKYE; this is translated from the exons ATGAGCAAACCTGATTCTGCTAAAGGTTCTTCCAAAACCCCAGCAgcaaagaaattaaaactgGAAACATCTGATGATGAACCAAGTAGTTCAAGAACACCATCAGTGGATTCAGGGTTCCTGGCATCAGTtgaattgaaaaggaaacaatGTGCTGGAAACATTCTAGAATTCAAGTTCAACAAGAAAAGGTGCCGCCTGCTCTCCAAATCAATGGACTTGGGAAATTTCGGTGGAGGAGTTCTATATTGGATGTCACGTGAACAAAGAGTACAAG ataaTTGGGCATTATTGTACGCACAGCGTTTAGCTCTAAAAATGAAACTTCCACTGCATGTATGCTTTTGCCTAGTACCAACCTTTCTTGGAGCCACAATTAGACAATTTGGTTTTATGTTGAAAG GTTTAGAGGAAGTAGAGGCTGAATGCCAGAAACTTCAGATAGAATTTCATTTACTTAAAGGAGATTCTCAAATTTGTGTGCCAAATCTCATTAAAAAGTTGAAATTGGATGCAGTTGTTGCTGATTTCTCACCTTTAAGAGTTCCTCTTTCATGGATAGAAAAAGTTAAGGAAAGTATTCCTGAAGATGTTCCATTTTGTCAG GTTGATGCGCATAATATCGTCCCTGTTTGGGTGGCCTCTGACAAACAAGAAATCG GAGCACGGACCATTAGGAAAAAGATTCATGATAAATTAGATGAATTTTTAACCGATTTTCCTGCGGTTGTTACACACCCTCATCCATcccaaacaaaagcaaaa CCTGTAGATTGGAAGGCAGCAAATGCTTATTTGGAAGTGGACCGTACGGTAGAAGAAGTGGACTGGATTACGCCGGGCACGAAGAGCGGCTTGCTCGAGTTGTCAAATTTTTGCCAAAAGCGTTTAAGACTTTTTGGAGAAAAACGGAATGACCCAAACGTGGCGGCTTTGAGTAATTTATCCCCTTGGTTACATTTTG GTCAGTTGTCTGCCCAGCGTTGCATTTTGGAGGTCAAAGAATATAAGGCTAAGTATGCTAAAAGTGTAGATGTTTATATTGAAGAAACACTTATCCGACGTGAACTGTCGGACAACTTTTGCTTCTACAATCCTAATTACGATAATTTGAAAG GCGCCGCGAATTGGGCACAGGAAACCTTAGATGTTCACAA GAAAGATAAAAGACCAGCGCTACTTACCTCTCAACAGTTGGAAGAAGGCAAGACCCATGACGATCTCTGGAACGCGTCTCAAATACAGTTGACGCGAACTGGCAAAATGCATGGTTTTCTCAG AATGTACTGggccaaaaaaattttggaatggACGGCGACGCCCGAAGAAGCTCTAAGACTTGCTATATATCTGAACGATAGATACAGTTTAGATGGAAGAGACCCTAGTGGTTATGTTGGCTGTATGTGGTCCATCTGTGGTATTCATGACATGGGCTGGAAGCAACGAGATGTTTTCGGAAAGATTCGCTACATGAACTACAAAGGCTGCCAACGCAAATTTGATGTTGTGGCATTTGTTCAACGTTTTGGTGCAAGAACATATCCCATTAAAGGTGTGAAGTATGAATAG
- the LOC116919804 gene encoding deoxyribodipyrimidine photo-lyase isoform X2: MSKPDSAKGSSKTPAAKKLKLETSDDEPSSSRTPSVDSGFLASVELKRKQCAGNILEFKFNKKRCRLLSKSMDLGNFGGGVLYWMSREQRVQGLEEVEAECQKLQIEFHLLKGDSQICVPNLIKKLKLDAVVADFSPLRVPLSWIEKVKESIPEDVPFCQVDAHNIVPVWVASDKQEIGARTIRKKIHDKLDEFLTDFPAVVTHPHPSQTKAKPVDWKAANAYLEVDRTVEEVDWITPGTKSGLLELSNFCQKRLRLFGEKRNDPNVAALSNLSPWLHFGQLSAQRCILEVKEYKAKYAKSVDVYIEETLIRRELSDNFCFYNPNYDNLKGAANWAQETLDVHKKDKRPALLTSQQLEEGKTHDDLWNASQIQLTRTGKMHGFLRMYWAKKILEWTATPEEALRLAIYLNDRYSLDGRDPSGYVGCMWSICGIHDMGWKQRDVFGKIRYMNYKGCQRKFDVVAFVQRFGARTYPIKGVKYE, from the exons ATGAGCAAACCTGATTCTGCTAAAGGTTCTTCCAAAACCCCAGCAgcaaagaaattaaaactgGAAACATCTGATGATGAACCAAGTAGTTCAAGAACACCATCAGTGGATTCAGGGTTCCTGGCATCAGTtgaattgaaaaggaaacaatGTGCTGGAAACATTCTAGAATTCAAGTTCAACAAGAAAAGGTGCCGCCTGCTCTCCAAATCAATGGACTTGGGAAATTTCGGTGGAGGAGTTCTATATTGGATGTCACGTGAACAAAGAGTACAAG GTTTAGAGGAAGTAGAGGCTGAATGCCAGAAACTTCAGATAGAATTTCATTTACTTAAAGGAGATTCTCAAATTTGTGTGCCAAATCTCATTAAAAAGTTGAAATTGGATGCAGTTGTTGCTGATTTCTCACCTTTAAGAGTTCCTCTTTCATGGATAGAAAAAGTTAAGGAAAGTATTCCTGAAGATGTTCCATTTTGTCAG GTTGATGCGCATAATATCGTCCCTGTTTGGGTGGCCTCTGACAAACAAGAAATCG GAGCACGGACCATTAGGAAAAAGATTCATGATAAATTAGATGAATTTTTAACCGATTTTCCTGCGGTTGTTACACACCCTCATCCATcccaaacaaaagcaaaa CCTGTAGATTGGAAGGCAGCAAATGCTTATTTGGAAGTGGACCGTACGGTAGAAGAAGTGGACTGGATTACGCCGGGCACGAAGAGCGGCTTGCTCGAGTTGTCAAATTTTTGCCAAAAGCGTTTAAGACTTTTTGGAGAAAAACGGAATGACCCAAACGTGGCGGCTTTGAGTAATTTATCCCCTTGGTTACATTTTG GTCAGTTGTCTGCCCAGCGTTGCATTTTGGAGGTCAAAGAATATAAGGCTAAGTATGCTAAAAGTGTAGATGTTTATATTGAAGAAACACTTATCCGACGTGAACTGTCGGACAACTTTTGCTTCTACAATCCTAATTACGATAATTTGAAAG GCGCCGCGAATTGGGCACAGGAAACCTTAGATGTTCACAA GAAAGATAAAAGACCAGCGCTACTTACCTCTCAACAGTTGGAAGAAGGCAAGACCCATGACGATCTCTGGAACGCGTCTCAAATACAGTTGACGCGAACTGGCAAAATGCATGGTTTTCTCAG AATGTACTGggccaaaaaaattttggaatggACGGCGACGCCCGAAGAAGCTCTAAGACTTGCTATATATCTGAACGATAGATACAGTTTAGATGGAAGAGACCCTAGTGGTTATGTTGGCTGTATGTGGTCCATCTGTGGTATTCATGACATGGGCTGGAAGCAACGAGATGTTTTCGGAAAGATTCGCTACATGAACTACAAAGGCTGCCAACGCAAATTTGATGTTGTGGCATTTGTTCAACGTTTTGGTGCAAGAACATATCCCATTAAAGGTGTGAAGTATGAATAG
- the LOC116919804 gene encoding deoxyribodipyrimidine photo-lyase isoform X3 — MDLGNFGGGVLYWMSREQRVQDNWALLYAQRLALKMKLPLHVCFCLVPTFLGATIRQFGFMLKGLEEVEAECQKLQIEFHLLKGDSQICVPNLIKKLKLDAVVADFSPLRVPLSWIEKVKESIPEDVPFCQVDAHNIVPVWVASDKQEIGARTIRKKIHDKLDEFLTDFPAVVTHPHPSQTKAKPVDWKAANAYLEVDRTVEEVDWITPGTKSGLLELSNFCQKRLRLFGEKRNDPNVAALSNLSPWLHFGQLSAQRCILEVKEYKAKYAKSVDVYIEETLIRRELSDNFCFYNPNYDNLKGAANWAQETLDVHKKDKRPALLTSQQLEEGKTHDDLWNASQIQLTRTGKMHGFLRMYWAKKILEWTATPEEALRLAIYLNDRYSLDGRDPSGYVGCMWSICGIHDMGWKQRDVFGKIRYMNYKGCQRKFDVVAFVQRFGARTYPIKGVKYE, encoded by the exons ATGGACTTGGGAAATTTCGGTGGAGGAGTTCTATATTGGATGTCACGTGAACAAAGAGTACAAG ataaTTGGGCATTATTGTACGCACAGCGTTTAGCTCTAAAAATGAAACTTCCACTGCATGTATGCTTTTGCCTAGTACCAACCTTTCTTGGAGCCACAATTAGACAATTTGGTTTTATGTTGAAAG GTTTAGAGGAAGTAGAGGCTGAATGCCAGAAACTTCAGATAGAATTTCATTTACTTAAAGGAGATTCTCAAATTTGTGTGCCAAATCTCATTAAAAAGTTGAAATTGGATGCAGTTGTTGCTGATTTCTCACCTTTAAGAGTTCCTCTTTCATGGATAGAAAAAGTTAAGGAAAGTATTCCTGAAGATGTTCCATTTTGTCAG GTTGATGCGCATAATATCGTCCCTGTTTGGGTGGCCTCTGACAAACAAGAAATCG GAGCACGGACCATTAGGAAAAAGATTCATGATAAATTAGATGAATTTTTAACCGATTTTCCTGCGGTTGTTACACACCCTCATCCATcccaaacaaaagcaaaa CCTGTAGATTGGAAGGCAGCAAATGCTTATTTGGAAGTGGACCGTACGGTAGAAGAAGTGGACTGGATTACGCCGGGCACGAAGAGCGGCTTGCTCGAGTTGTCAAATTTTTGCCAAAAGCGTTTAAGACTTTTTGGAGAAAAACGGAATGACCCAAACGTGGCGGCTTTGAGTAATTTATCCCCTTGGTTACATTTTG GTCAGTTGTCTGCCCAGCGTTGCATTTTGGAGGTCAAAGAATATAAGGCTAAGTATGCTAAAAGTGTAGATGTTTATATTGAAGAAACACTTATCCGACGTGAACTGTCGGACAACTTTTGCTTCTACAATCCTAATTACGATAATTTGAAAG GCGCCGCGAATTGGGCACAGGAAACCTTAGATGTTCACAA GAAAGATAAAAGACCAGCGCTACTTACCTCTCAACAGTTGGAAGAAGGCAAGACCCATGACGATCTCTGGAACGCGTCTCAAATACAGTTGACGCGAACTGGCAAAATGCATGGTTTTCTCAG AATGTACTGggccaaaaaaattttggaatggACGGCGACGCCCGAAGAAGCTCTAAGACTTGCTATATATCTGAACGATAGATACAGTTTAGATGGAAGAGACCCTAGTGGTTATGTTGGCTGTATGTGGTCCATCTGTGGTATTCATGACATGGGCTGGAAGCAACGAGATGTTTTCGGAAAGATTCGCTACATGAACTACAAAGGCTGCCAACGCAAATTTGATGTTGTGGCATTTGTTCAACGTTTTGGTGCAAGAACATATCCCATTAAAGGTGTGAAGTATGAATAG